The Terriglobales bacterium genome segment ATTGTTCATCTATCCCGGATTCCAGTTTCGCGTGGTAGGAGCGTTGTTGACTAACTTCCATCTGCCGCAATCCACGCTGCTCATGCTGGTGAGCGCATTCGCAACCCGTGAGCTTACGCTGGCAGCCTATGAGCATGCTGTGAAGCAACATTACCGCTTCTTTTCTTATGGTGACTGCATGCTGATTGAATAAATTGAGTCATTGAGTCATCAGGTGATTGTGTCATTGTCTCTCACGACGCGCCCAGCCTAGTTGCCCTAATGTTTCGAGGGTTAAACAATGACCCAATGGTTCGATGGCCCAATCACCCAATCCCCTCGCTCCTGTTAGACTTTTATCTTGCCTGTGACTCCCTCAGCCCCATCGATCGCAACTAAGCCCAAGCCCCGCGTCTTTCTGATTGACGCCATGTCGTTCATCTTCCGCGCCTATCATGCCATGTCGCGGCAGCGGCCCATGTCCACCAAGACCGGCGTTCCCACGGCGGCGGTCTATGTCTTCGTTAATATGCTGCGTAAATTACGCGCTGATTTTACGCCGGAGTATCTTGCCGCTGTCTTCGATGTAGCCGCCCCGACGTTTCGCGATGAAAAGGGGGATGCGGTGGCCTCCATCAGCAAATTCGACATCAAAACCCAGACCTTTAAAGAAGAAGCCTATGGAGGTTACAAGGCCAACCGTGCCGCGATGCCACCTGACTTGGCGCAGCAGGTGCCGTATATTCGCCGTGCACTCGAAGCCTATCGTATTCCCATTCTGGAGCAGTCGGGTTTCGAGGCGGATGATGTCATCGGAACCTTGGCGCGAAAGGCCGCTGCGGAGAGCCATCCGGTTTTTGTCGTTTCCAGTGACAAAGACATGTTGCAGCTCGTCAATGAAAAGGTCAGCGTACTCAATCCGCCCAAAGACAATCTGATCTGCGATGCGGCCAAGGTGGAGGAAATTCTAGGTGTGCGTCCTGACCAGGTAGTTGATGTTATGGCCCTGCGCGGCGACGCGATTGATAACATCCCGGGAGCGCCCGGAATCGGCGACAAAGGTTCGGTAGATATTATCCGCCGCTTTGGAACCCTGGAAAACGCTCTCGACCACGCTGCCGAAGTTGAGAAAAAGACTTATCGTGAGTCGCTGCTGAATCATCGCGAACAGATTCTCTATAGCAAAGATCAGGTGACCATTGACGGCAACGTGCCCATCGAGCTGAATCTTGAAGCCATGGCCGCGCGCGAGCCCGATGCCGAAGCCTGCCGCAAACTGTTTACCGAATTAGAATTTACAACCTTGCTGGCAGAAGTGGCAGCGCCCACGGCAGATTGGGGCGTTACACATTACGAGAAAACCGATTCTGCCGATCAAGTGGAAAAACTCCTGAAGAAATCGAAAAAAGGGACTCTGCTCGGGGTTGCACTGCAAGAACCCGAAGCGGAAGATACCGAAGAAGAAAAAGAAGACGAGCCGAGTGAGCCGGAAGAAAACGGACAACTTTTATTTGGTCCTCCGTCAACGGCCTCAGATGCGATTACGCCTCCCTCGATGATTGCGATCTCCGTGCAACCCGGCGAGGCGCTGGCCATCAAGCTCGACTCTAATCCAGCAATGAAGGTGCTTTCTGCTGTACTGAAAGATTCCGCTATTCCCAAGGCGATCCATGATTCCAAGGCTGCCATGCGCTTGCTGATGTCTTCGGGAAGCGAGTTGGCGGGTGTGAGTGATGATCCCCAGCTTTACTCTTATCTGCTGAATCCTACGTCTTCTTCTCACGGCCTGGCTGAGATAAGTCTGCGTCGATTCAGCCACAAACTCTCAGCAGACATTGCTGAAGCCGCCGATGTGACCGCGCGCCTGGCCTCTGATCTGCGCCGTGAGGTTGAACACGCTGGGTTGATGAAGGTTTACCAGGAGATGGACCTGCCGCTTGTGCCGGTGCTGGCGCGCATGGAAGAAGCTGGCGTCAAGATTGATAGTGGTGTGCTGGGGCAAATGTCATCGCGTCTGGAGCGGGAGTGCGATGCCAAGGCAAAACAAATCCATGAGTTGGCGGGCGTCGAGTTCAACATCAATTCGCCGAAGAAACTCGCAGACATTTTATTCAACAGACTCAACTTGCCCAAACCGGTCAAGTACGGCAAAGGGAAAACCGTCTCCACGGCGGTAGACGTGCTGGAAGAACTCGCTCTCACACATGAGATGCCGAAGTTGGTGCTGGAATATCGGCAGCTCTCAAAGCTGAAGTCCACGTACGTGGATGCGCTTCCGGTGCTGCTGCATCCCGCCACGGGCCGTTTACACACAACTTTCAATCAAACCGGCACAGCAACCGGCAGACTTTCTTCCACCAATCCGAACCTACAGAATATTCCCATTCGCACCGAGTTGGGGCGCGAGATCCGCGCCGCGTTTATCGCTGAAGAAGGCAACCTGCTTTTAGCGGCGGATTACTCGCAGATCGAATTGCGCCTGCTGGCGCATTTTTCTGAAGACGATTTGCTGGTTGAGGCATTTCGCCGGGGCGATGACATCCACGCGCTTACAGCGTCACAAGTGTTCGGCGTGCCTCCTATGCTGATTGATGCCGAGCACCGGCGCCGCGCCAAGGCAGTGAACTTCGGCATTGTCTACGGACTTTCGCCCTTCGGCCTGGCGCAGCAGCTTGGCATTGAGCAGCGCGACGCAAAAAGATTTATTGATGCTTATTTTGAAAAATATAAAGGCGTGCGTAAGTTCATTGATGCCACGTTAGAGCAGGCCCGCCGCGACCAGTCTGTAAAAACGCTGTTTGGCCGGGTGCGGCCTATTCCCGATATCCTCAGCAAGAATCCCAATATGCGCGGCTTCGCCGAGCGCACCGCTGTGAATACGCCCTTGCAGGGGACCGCCGCTGACCTGATCAAGATTGCCATGATCCGCATTGACGGCGAGCTCTGGAAGCGCAAATTGAAATCTAGAATGACATTGCAGGTCCATGACGAGCTTGTCTTCGAAGTTCCTGAAACGGAAGTGGAAATTATGCGGAGCATGGTGAAAGAGCTGATGGAAGGCGTCCATCATTTGCACGTGCCACTGCTGGTCGAAGTGGGCGTAGGCAGGAATTGGCGGGACATGAAATAAAGTATCAGGTAAAAAAACATTTGTCCCGTTCCCAATGTGGACTATCTCGGCGGATCTGAAGAACGCTCTTCCATAACCTCCCGCAGAAGCCGATCATGACGGATTCGTTCGATTCGTCTTGCGCGCAGAGGCCCTTTGAGGAAAGCCCGATAAAAAACCCAGAGAGGCCAGGCAAAACTCAACGCGAGCAGCGCCAGCAGCACCAATTGCAGAAGCATCATGGTGTCAAAGATTGTGGCCTTCATGATGAATTCCGGCGCTATCAGCAGGCAGATGGCCATGAAGATAAAAAATATTTCTCGCAACTTCGGCTTTGGCCATTTGAAATGAGCGGGCATCACACCCCCAGGGTGGTCTGCAGCGCGGTTGCAATTGCTTCGGTCCACTCTTTCGTCTTCTCTTCCGATTCGGCTTCCACCATCACACGCGCCAGGGACTCGGTGCCGGAGTAGCGCACCACCACGCGGCCGTTGCCTTTCAGATCGCTTTCCGCCCGTGCGATGGTTTGGGCAACGTTCGGAATTTCGGAAAAAGGCTTTTTCTCGCGCACACGTACGTTCTTGATGATCTGGGGAAAAACTTTGAGGTCGGCGACCAATTCAGCCAGCGATTTGCCGCTCTCGCTGATGATCTCAAGCACGCGCAAGGCGGTCAACAATCCATCGCCGGTGGTGGCGTCACCATCGCGGAAGATGATATGGCCTGATTGTTCTCCGCCGAGCGTAGCGCCGCTCTTGAGCATCTCTTCCAGTACATATTTGTCGCCCACCGGTGCGCGCAACATCTGGATACCTGAGCGTTGCAGAGCGATCTCCAGTCCCATATTCGACATGGTAGTAGCGACAACCACATTGCCAACGAGCTTGCCTTGGGATTGCATATGACGCGCTACCAGCAGAAGCACGGCATCGCCGTTGACTACGTTGCCATGATCATCGGCAAACAGGGCGCGGTCGGCGTCACCATCAAAGGTAACTCCCAGCTCAGCGCGTTGCAGGGCGACCTCGCGCGCCACCAGTTCAGGATGCAAAGCGCCACAGTTTTCGTTGATGTTGCGGCCATCGGGCGAGTGATGAATGAATATTGCATCGCACCCGACCGCCTGAAAAACCTCGGCCGCAATTTCGCTGGCAGCGCCGTTGGCACAGTCGAAGACCACCTTCATGCGCTTCATCTTCTCATGCATTTTCTGGTTCATTCGGCGAAGGTTGACTTGTTGCTTCAACCAATCCACGTAGGACTTATGCAATGCTGCAACGCTTTCCAGGTGAGGGGTAGCCTGTGTAGCGGAACTTGGTTTTTCAACCAGCGCAAAGATTTCGCGCTCGATCTCAAGCTCGGCGTTATCTGTAAGTTTGTAGCCATCGTGTCCGAAGATTTTGATGCCGTTATCGGTCCAGGGATTATGCGAAGCTGAAATCACAATACCCGCGTCGAAATCCTGCGTGCGGGCCAAAAAAGCCACTCCCGGAGTCGTAATCACGCCGGCATTTTTCACAACGACTCCAAGGTGGCCAAGTCCTGCGGCAACGCATTCGGCGATCCAATAGCTCGATTCGCGCGTGTCTTCGCCGATAACCACCTGCGCCTGTTTATTCTTTTGCAGAAGAAAATGGCCCAGGGCCTCGCCGATAATGGTCGTGGTTTCACGATCGAGAGGGAAGTGCTCCGCAACTCCGCGGATGCCGTCAGTGCCAAAAAGTTTTCGCTTATCAGTGCTCATGTTCAAGAGGAATGAAGAAACTCATTGTAATAGATAGAGGCATCTGGGCTGTGACGTGATTCGAGTGTGTCCAAACTGTATCGGTTTAATGCGAGCAAACACGCTTCTGCGACTGTCGGCGTCATCATTTCTTCACCACCGCCCCAAAGGTTCCTTTGGCAACGCGCGCCGTGATTTCGTCCCCTGATTTTACTTGCGCCGGGTCTTTGACCAGTTTGCCCGAAACATCAAACACCAATGCATAGCCACGTTCAAGAATTTTCACGGGGGAGAGAGACTCCAGATGGGCCGACGCTTCCCCCAGCCGTGCAGCGCGGCGCAAAAGCAGGTTTTGCATGGCGGCGCGCAGCGTTCCGCCACGCGCATCAATTTCACGGCGCATGCCGCTGAGCACGCGGCGCAAATCAAAGTGCCGTAGGCGTGTAGCTGCAACTTCCAGGCGGCGGCGTTTCCGCAACGAATTGGATTCATACGCCCGGCCCAGGCGGTAGATAAGATCATCGAGCCGCTGCTGCCGTCGAGTGATGGCGTCCCGGATGGTTGCCATCGCCCCGTGCTGCGCCAAATCATTCAGAGCCTGTCGAGCCAGCATGAACTGATAGCGTACTGCCCGGCTTAGCCTCTGCCGCAGGCTGGCGATAGAGTCTTCCAGTTCGTTGCGCGATTGGATAACCAGTTCGGCCGCGGCCGACGGAGTAGGCGCGCGCAGATCGGCAACAAAGTCGGCAATCGTGAAATCGGTTTCATGGCCGATGGCGGAGATGACCGGCAACCGCGAATCGGCAATCGCGCGCGCCAGGGCTTCGTCGTTAAATGCAGCCAGGTCTTCCATCGAGCCGCCGCCGCGCGCGAGGATGATTACATCTATATCTTTGGCGCGGTTGAAATATTTGATTCCAGCACCGACTTCTACTGCTGCGGCCTCCCCTTGCACCTGTGCGGGATAGATGATCACGTTCACGCCCGCATGACGCCGTCGCAGAATATTCAGGATGTCCTGGATCGCCGCTCCGCGCGGCGAGGTCACAATGCCGATCCGCTTGGGCAACGCAGGGATTTGCTTTTTGCGTTCTTGATCGAACAGACCCTCAGCCTGCAGCTTGGCTTTGAGTTGTTCAAAGGCGACTTGCAGCGCTCCGGCACCTTTGGGTTCCAGATATTCAGCAGAGAGTTGCAGCTCGCCGCGGGCTTCGTAGATGGTGACACGTCCGCGGGCGAGGACCTGCAGGCCGTTTTCCGGACGAAAGCGCAGCAACCTCGCCTGCGTTCGGAACATGACCACGCGCAACTGGGCGTCATCATCTTTTAATGTGAAATAAAGATGGCCCGACTCCGCCGGACGGAAGTTAGAAATCTCGCCTTCTACCCAGATGTCTCCGTACTCGCGCTCCACCTGAGTGCGCACGCTCGACATTATCGTGCGTGGAGTCCAGACGCGCCTTGTCGCCGCCGGCGACTGGAAGGTGAAACCAAGCTGTCCTGCCTCTGCCATTGGAACTAAGTTTATATGTTTTGCGAGGCGATGACGTAAAGACGATGTGCGCTGATCATTTTTTCCAGCGGCCAATGATCAACAGCAGCAACGAAAGCAGGATGCTGAGCAAGATCGAGGTCCCCAGAGGAAAATAGACGACTACATTTTTCCCGTGGTAGGTGATGTCACCGGGCAGCCGGCCCAGGGGGAGATGGAAACGTCCGGCCAGGATCAAGATCAGGCCGATGATTGCGAGAAAGGCCCCCGCGAGCAACAGCAGTTTTCCCAGCTCCGACACAATATCTATATTTTATAGTCTTAACCCTCGGCTGTGCTTATAGGTCGCCAGGCTTCTATTTTGCAATTACTTAGATAAGAAAACTCTTTTACGTTAAAGAGCCGGTGCCCCTGCGCATTTTTTTTCTGATCCGTGAAACATTTTCCAGTTTCCTCTCATTAGAGTGTGAGACGAAAAAAAGCAAATTTACGGAAACAAAAATCTTTCATTTGTCTTTGAGTATTGGGCACGTCTCTGCTTTCCCGGGCTTATTCGGCCGGGTGGATGGCGTTGAATTTTGTTCCATTGGCTAAGGAGATGATATGAAAAAGGCTGGCATATCGGTTGGAACGATCATAGGCGCATTCTTATTGGCTTTGGTTGTACTTCCCTTGGGTTGGGGACAGTTTCCGGATATCCCCGATAAAGGCTTTCGGCCGTTTGGCTCCTACCAACTATCCGACATTGACTCGGTGAACCTGGCCACCGGCAACCTGGTGTTGCATATTCCTATTGTCTCGTATCCGCAGCGGGGAAATGTGCCTTCGTTGTCGTTATCTGTGCGTTACAACAATCCGCGCTGGGCGGTAAGGTTCCAGTACGGCGGCGTGCAGCAATATACCGGAGCGGATATTTGGTGGGCCAGGTGGGGCGATGACGGCGCGGGGACTGAGATCGTGCGCGACAATGCTTATTCCATGGCGGACTATCAATACAACATATACGTTATCGATCCTTTTGTTGGAGCGGCTGTGCTCCACGCCGTGGATAGCATGGGCGCTCACCATGTGCTGGAGAACACCGCCGGCGACCCCAACGTGGGCTTCGGCAGCGCCATGGAATCCATCGACGGCACCGGCCTCAGGGCGGAAGGTACTAACTCTCTCAGCCCGACCATCATCGACGGAAACGGCGTCCGGCATATGATTCCCAGCATCCACTATGTGGATCATCCTTTTCCTCCCGACAACGCGGGCAATGAAGATCAATGGGCCTACCAGATTGCGACCGATAACAGTTTCGGGGAGAGCACGGAGGATGCGAACGGAAACAAAATCACAGCCCTTCCGGGGCAGGGGTGGACGGATACGATGGGCCGGTTTATTCCTGCGCCCAACCAATCGAGAACAGGCTGCGAGACTTTAAATTTTCCTGGACCCAATGGCGGGGCGTCCCCAATTACATTTTGCTACGGCGGAGTCACCGTTCGATCCAGTTTTGGGTTAACCAATGTAGCTGACGACAATTTCCATAACTTTGGCTATGCGCTCTTGCAACTCATCTCAAGCATAACGCTTGCCAACGGCACAAGCTGGCAATTTCACTACAACAATTTTGGCTTTCTCACCTCCATCACCCTGCCCAGCGGCGGCACCATTTCATATACCTGGAACGTTTCTTCGCAGTGTGCCGCGTGGCTTCAGATGATGCGAAATCGTGGGGGCGGCAATGAGTGGTCAGGCGATTCGGAGGTTTGCGATTTTACAATCACCAACCGCACCTTTGATGCCCACGACGGCAGCGCGCCCCAAACCTGGACGTATTCTCCCGGACCGAACAACATCGGTTTCCAAACGGTAACAGTTACTGATCCCAAAGGCGACGACAGCGTTCATACCTTCGCCTGGGCATTTGACAATGCACCTTATGAGATCAAGACGCAGTACTACAACGGCCCGCAGAGCAACAACCAACTGGTAAAGACCATAGACACAGAGTATCCGGCCGGCTATCTCCCCCAACCCAACCAACCCTATCAACCGCCGGGGTGCGGCTCATACGATGGGATGGCCGATAACCTTGGGCGTGGGCCGGTGATCAACCCCATTTCAAAGACGACAACCTGGGCAGCCAACAATCAGGTGAGCAAGACTACCTTCACTTATGATTCGGGCGCTACAGTACTGGTGACAACGAATGGTTATAACCAGACTAATACCTGCCCCCTGACCTATGGCAAGGTAATCCAGGAGTCGGAATACGACTACGGCTCAGGCGCACCCGGCCCACTGCTGCGCACCACCAACACGCAATACCAGGCCTTCCATGACAGCAACTACCTGGCGAAGAACCTGCTCAATCTGCCGTATTCGGTGCAGATAACCGATGGCAGTGGCAACCAGGTGGCCTACAGCTATAACGAATATGACCAGACCGGCCTGCAACCATCAGGGGTTAGCACGCAATTTGACACGAATCCGCCGGGCGCGCCCTATCGTGGCAACCTGACCACGGCGCATCGCTGGCTGAACACCACAGGCACATATCTCAATACAACCAGTTCTTATTACGACACCGGCATGCCCTACCAGGCAACCGACGCCAAAAACAATACCACCACGCTTTCCTATGACCTGGCCTTTGCCGGGGCCTACGTCACGAAGATGCAGATGCCCACCACCGCCAGCAACGGGGTTCAGCACATCATTCAGGCGTCCTATGACTTCAACACTGGCCTGAAGACGAGTTCCACCGACCAAAACCAACAGACTACCAACTACACTTACGACACGATGGGGCGTGTGAAGAGTGTCACTGGGCCGCCAGATCCGAATAACGGCGGGCAGAGCAGTCAGACGATCTACAACTATTACGACCTTCCTGCTGTCTCTTTGCCGGAAGTTGAAGTGCAGCAGAACATTGATGGGCGCCAAACTGATTCCTTGACTTTGTTCGACGGAGCGGGCCGAGCCACTCGCACGGCGACGAAGAACGATGAAGACCCTAACAATCCTTATGAGCAGGTAGATACCTGCTTTGACGGAATGGGACAGAAGTACTTCACAAGCTATCCCTACCGCTCCACAGGATTTAATGCGACCAAGGCTTGCAGCAATTCGCAGCGACCAGGCGATACATTTACCTTGGATGCCGTTGGCCGTGTGACCCAGATCACCAATGCCGATGGCAGCGTGATGAGCACCGACTATTCGCAGTTCCCAACAGTAACCGTCGCCGATCAGGCCGGAAACCAGCAACGTAACCGGACAAACGCGTTAGGCCACCTTCTCGAGGTGGATGAGCCGGGAGGCTCACCTGCTTCTGCAGCCAGTGGTTCGTTGACCATCAACGGAACGCTCCAGAGCTTTGCCGCGGGCCCGCAGCAGGCGACCAGTGGCCACGTAGAGCTGACTTTTAGTGGCCAGCTACAGTCAAAGTCAAGTTGTTCACCCTCTGGACAGCCTTGTAGCGACAGCGGTTCCATCAGCATTACCGTGGCCGGGGTCACCAAGAGCGTTAACTACCCCTATCCTGGTTATACGGGGACTGATTCGGGTGGAAGCATCCAGGCACTGGCGAACGCATTTCATACTGATACGACATCACCAGTAGACGCGATTTACTATGGCGCCGACGAGTCTGGCAATATCGTCATGGATTTGATTGCCAGGGCAAAGGGCGCGGCAACGAATTACCCACTCTCCACCTCCGTCGCCTCCAATGATTCGAGGGATTTCCCCTCGCCTTCATTTCAGGTGAGCGTAGGTTCGCACTTGATCGGCGGTCAGGATGCTACTGGTCCCGCCACCAGCGGGCACGCAAGTTTGAGTTTTAGTGGCGCCCTGCTCTCCAAGGCAAGCTGTTCCTCTTCTGGTGGACAACCTTGTGCCGACAGCGGTTCGATCGGCACGACTGTGACGACATCGGCCGGCCGTTTCAGCAAGAGCGTGCCCTACAGCTCCTCAACCGGCAACAATTCCAGCCAGGCGGTACAGGCATTGGCGAATGCATTTCATCTGGATGCCAATTCTCCGGTAGATGCGTTCTTCACCAGCGATGAATCAGGCAACTACATCATGAACCTTACCGCCCGGGCAACAGGCGCGGCCACGAACTACCAGCTCTCCACTTCCATTGTGTCCAATGATCCAACGGACTTTCTTTCGCCTTCATTCCAGGTCAGTGCCCCTTCGTTATTGGCTGGCGGTAAGGATGCTACCAACAGTGGCACGGTTTTTGATTCTGGAGTGGTTTATGCGACCGTCCGCGGCGGCTTTACCGTGAGCGCTCCTTTCGGGCAAGGCAGCAACAGCACGGCGGCAATGGTAGCAACGGCGCTGGCGAACGGCTTGAATGCCACCGATTCGCCGGTTACCGCTACAGCTTCGGGCTCCACCATTGCGCTGAACTATAAGACCCCTGGGGCAGCCGGCAACACTTTCGTGGGTGTTATGTCCAGCTCCTATGATCCGAGCAATCCGTCTTTCACAAGCCTCGGCGTAATACTGAGCGGCGGGGTAGATCTGCAACTGCCCTCGCTCTCCACCCCGGCGGTTACCCTGTACTCCTATGACACACTGGATAACCTTGTCGGCGTGCAACAGCAAGGCAACAGCCCTGATTCCTCGCAGTGGCGCCAGCGCAGCTACCTGTACGATTCGCTCAGCCGGCTGCGGACAGCTATAAGTCCGGAATCGGGAACCATCAATTATGGGTACGACGCCAACGGGAACGTAATTTCAAAAGTCTCATCTGCACCCAACCAGACCAGTGCGGGCAGCATTACGTACAGCTACGCGTACGACGAGCTAAACCGGCTGCTCGCACGCTCTTCTACTGGCCAGCCGGCTGAGACCTATACGTATGACGTAAGTACGGTAATGGCCACGAGTGTACACAACCCCATCGGGCGGCCGGTAATGGCCACTTCGAGCACATCGGCCGGCACTGTGACCACGATTTACAGCTACGATGTGATGGGACGCACAGAGTTCGAGACCGAGTATCCCAATCGCAGCAACGGCTCGCTATTCAGGAGGTTCAGCTATGCCTACAACCTGGATGGCTCGCTGAAGTCCATTACCTACCCCAGTGGGCGGGTAATCAGCTATGCCTACAACATTACGCGGCGGCCCTTCTCTGTGGTGGATAACAATGGCACCAGCTTTGCCGCCAACGCACACTACACTCCTTGGGGTGCGCTAAGCAGTGTAGTAAACGGCAGCATGACCACTACCAACAGCTACAACCTGCGCATGCAGCCGGTATTTCTCTCCGCCTCCTCCCCCAGCCAGACGATATTGAACCTGGGCTATGACTTTAATTCGTGCAATGGCAACGGCGGCAACAATGGTAATGTGTGCCAGTCGAATAACAACAAAATTGGCCAAAGCGCCCGCTCGCAGAGCTTCCAGTATGACGCCCTGAACCGGCTGCTCGCAGCGATTTCGACCAATTGGAGCCAGAACTACGCCTATGACAACTGGGCGAACCTGCTGCAGAAGAACGTTGCCGGTGGGGATACGCCTCTGAATGTAAAAGTGAACAGCAAAAACCAGGTGACCAACTGGTGCTATGACGCGGCGGGAAACGTGGTGGGCCCCAATCCCTGTTCATCCTATGCCAATGGTGTTTTCGCCGCCATTTACGATGGCGAGAACCGCATGACGCAGGCTACGGTGGGTAACGTCACAACTTCTTATGACTACGACGCCGACGGACGGCGGGTAAAGAAATCTGGCGGTGTAAATACACTCTACTGGTACGGGTCAGACGGGAAGGTGCTGGAAGAGACCGACCTCAGCGGCACTCTGCAGAATGAGTACATTTTCTTCGGTGGCAAACGCGTTGCCCGCTACAGCGTGGCAAACGGGTATTCATACTTCTTCTCCGACCATCTGGGCTCAGCGAGTGTAGTGACAGATGCCTTGGGGAATACGAAAGAAGAATCGGACTATTATCCCTATGGAGGCGAACGCGTCGTCACTGATTTGGGCATCGGCAATAACTACAAGTTCACCGGCAAGGAACGGGATCCGGAAACTGGACTTGATTACTTTGGAGCGCGCTACTATGGATCGGCGATTGGCAGGTTCACAACCACCGACCCCATGGCGGCAAGTGCTGGTATACAGAATCCACAAACCTTAAATCGCTACACCTATGCATTGAACAATCCCGTGCGGATGATAGATCCAACCGGCAAGTATTCCGTGGACGTGCACCTGTATTTGACCGACGTTCTTGCTCAAGCCGCCGGTTATAGCCGCCGTCAAGCACACCAGATCGCGGAAGCCGACGAAAATATCGACGTCAATCCAAAAACAAATCCCCTCAATCCTTTTAATTTTGGGGCGCGCCGGGACTGGCACTTCACCAGCCAGGCGAGACGGGATGAGCTATGGGGGAAATTTGAGGA includes the following:
- a CDS encoding RHS repeat-associated core domain-containing protein; the protein is MKKAGISVGTIIGAFLLALVVLPLGWGQFPDIPDKGFRPFGSYQLSDIDSVNLATGNLVLHIPIVSYPQRGNVPSLSLSVRYNNPRWAVRFQYGGVQQYTGADIWWARWGDDGAGTEIVRDNAYSMADYQYNIYVIDPFVGAAVLHAVDSMGAHHVLENTAGDPNVGFGSAMESIDGTGLRAEGTNSLSPTIIDGNGVRHMIPSIHYVDHPFPPDNAGNEDQWAYQIATDNSFGESTEDANGNKITALPGQGWTDTMGRFIPAPNQSRTGCETLNFPGPNGGASPITFCYGGVTVRSSFGLTNVADDNFHNFGYALLQLISSITLANGTSWQFHYNNFGFLTSITLPSGGTISYTWNVSSQCAAWLQMMRNRGGGNEWSGDSEVCDFTITNRTFDAHDGSAPQTWTYSPGPNNIGFQTVTVTDPKGDDSVHTFAWAFDNAPYEIKTQYYNGPQSNNQLVKTIDTEYPAGYLPQPNQPYQPPGCGSYDGMADNLGRGPVINPISKTTTWAANNQVSKTTFTYDSGATVLVTTNGYNQTNTCPLTYGKVIQESEYDYGSGAPGPLLRTTNTQYQAFHDSNYLAKNLLNLPYSVQITDGSGNQVAYSYNEYDQTGLQPSGVSTQFDTNPPGAPYRGNLTTAHRWLNTTGTYLNTTSSYYDTGMPYQATDAKNNTTTLSYDLAFAGAYVTKMQMPTTASNGVQHIIQASYDFNTGLKTSSTDQNQQTTNYTYDTMGRVKSVTGPPDPNNGGQSSQTIYNYYDLPAVSLPEVEVQQNIDGRQTDSLTLFDGAGRATRTATKNDEDPNNPYEQVDTCFDGMGQKYFTSYPYRSTGFNATKACSNSQRPGDTFTLDAVGRVTQITNADGSVMSTDYSQFPTVTVADQAGNQQRNRTNALGHLLEVDEPGGSPASAASGSLTINGTLQSFAAGPQQATSGHVELTFSGQLQSKSSCSPSGQPCSDSGSISITVAGVTKSVNYPYPGYTGTDSGGSIQALANAFHTDTTSPVDAIYYGADESGNIVMDLIARAKGAATNYPLSTSVASNDSRDFPSPSFQVSVGSHLIGGQDATGPATSGHASLSFSGALLSKASCSSSGGQPCADSGSIGTTVTTSAGRFSKSVPYSSSTGNNSSQAVQALANAFHLDANSPVDAFFTSDESGNYIMNLTARATGAATNYQLSTSIVSNDPTDFLSPSFQVSAPSLLAGGKDATNSGTVFDSGVVYATVRGGFTVSAPFGQGSNSTAAMVATALANGLNATDSPVTATASGSTIALNYKTPGAAGNTFVGVMSSSYDPSNPSFTSLGVILSGGVDLQLPSLSTPAVTLYSYDTLDNLVGVQQQGNSPDSSQWRQRSYLYDSLSRLRTAISPESGTINYGYDANGNVISKVSSAPNQTSAGSITYSYAYDELNRLLARSSTGQPAETYTYDVSTVMATSVHNPIGRPVMATSSTSAGTVTTIYSYDVMGRTEFETEYPNRSNGSLFRRFSYAYNLDGSLKSITYPSGRVISYAYNITRRPFSVVDNNGTSFAANAHYTPWGALSSVVNGSMTTTNSYNLRMQPVFLSASSPSQTILNLGYDFNSCNGNGGNNGNVCQSNNNKIGQSARSQSFQYDALNRLLAAISTNWSQNYAYDNWANLLQKNVAGGDTPLNVKVNSKNQVTNWCYDAAGNVVGPNPCSSYANGVFAAIYDGENRMTQATVGNVTTSYDYDADGRRVKKSGGVNTLYWYGSDGKVLEETDLSGTLQNEYIFFGGKRVARYSVANGYSYFFSDHLGSASVVTDALGNTKEESDYYPYGGERVVTDLGIGNNYKFTGKERDPETGLDYFGARYYGSAIGRFTTTDPMAASAGIQNPQTLNRYTYALNNPVRMIDPTGKYSVDVHLYLTDVLAQAAGYSRRQAHQIAEADENIDVNPKTNPLNPFNFGARRDWHFTSQARRDELWGKFEESRNLTDLGSFFHPEQDSYSHKGFGWFFGHLFAGHEPDITKNDPEKADNMAKDTLDKLHSAQCQCSSEDNGLWNAIAADVDKFNKDQWDDKDTKKQEQKLKDLQNIQADTWFYRNRDNLHDGLPEDKPPQN